The genomic interval TGCCGATGGCGGCGGCCGGGCCGGTGCCGAAGGACACCATCAGCTCGACATGGCGCTCGCCCTGGCGGCCGGCGCGGTCCACCACCTCGGCCAGCAGGTCGCCGGTGGAATTGGCGGCGGCGCGGAAGCGGCCGAAGGTGGCGAAGAACTGGTCATGCAGGCTGTAGCCGGAGACCGGCAGCGCATCGCGCGTCGACAGCGCGTCCAGCGCCATCGGATACAGCACGCTGTCGGCGATCACCGCCGTTGCGCTCGGCCGGGCCGACTTGGCGTCGCCGCAGGGCGCCTGCGCCGTCGGAGCCACCAGCGTCAAGGCCTTGACGTCGAAGCAGAGGCCGGCGGCGGATGCCATCCGCATGTAAGTCTCGGCATAGACCGCACCGGTCAGGTGGTTGTGCAGGTCCGCACCCTTGGGCATGCGGTAGAGGAAGGCGCGCAGCTCCGGCGGGCTGCTCCGCACCGCCTCGAAGCGCCGTGCCGCCGCCAACCCAGCGACGTCGGCACCACCTATACCGGCGCCGGTGCCGCCCATTTCCGCCGTGGCACAGCCCGCCAGCAGCAGCGTCGCCGCCAGCGCGCCGATCACGCCGCCCTTCATGCGTCCCGTCATTCGTACATCTACCATGCACCCGACTCCTTCTTCTCCTTTTGCGAGTATGAATGCCGTGATAATCGCCTGTGTGCAATGACGGTGACGGGATCGAAAGGCTGTAGCGGTGCGGCAATTCCCGGTATGGTGCGGCGATCTTTTCGTGTTCCCGCCCATCCTGGAGCCCGCCGCGATGACCGACACCGCCGCCCCGACCCTGCTCGACGCCGCCAAGCGTTTCCGCAGCAACGATCTGGCGGGGGCGGAGCAGGTCTGCCGGGCGATCCTGGCGACCGACCCGCACAACGCCGGCGCCCTGCATCTGCTGGGACTGGTCGCCGCCCATACCGACCACCCGGAAAACGCGCTGGCCCTGTTCGCCCAGGCCATCGCGGAGGACGGCAACGACCCGTCCTTCCACAACAGCCGCGGCAGTCTGCTTTTCCAGCAGGGCCGCCCGGCGGAGGCGGAGGAGGCGTTCCGCGCCGGTCTCGCCATCAACCCCCGCCTGCCCGAACTGCACGGCAACCTCGGCAACGCGCTGAAGGCGCAAAGCCGGGTGGAGGAGGCGGCGGACTGCTTCCGCGCCGCGCTCGACCTCCGGCCCGAGGCGCCGGAGATGCACCATTTCCTAGCCGCCACCCTGCGCGAGCTGGGTGAGTTGGAGACGGCGGAGGAGCATTTCCGCACCGCGCTGGCCCAGGCGCCCGACTATCTCGACGTGCATTACAGCCTGGCCGAACTGCTCTCCACCCGCGGCCGGCTGGCGGAGGCGGAGGCGGAGTTCCGCATCGTGCTGGCCGCCGCCCCGCGCTTCATCCCGGCCCAGGTCGGGCTTGCCCATGTGCTGCAAAGCCTCGACCGCGCCAACGAGGCGATCGAGGTGATCGAGGCGGCGCGCGAACAGGCGCCCGACCACCCGATGGTGAAGTTCACCCGCCGGCTGATCTACTCCAACGCGGTGCCCGGCTGGCACCTGCCGATGATCAATGATTTCGAGCGCAACGAGGCCTACAAGCAGTCGCTGGAACGGGCGGTGAAGCCCGACTCGCTGGTGCTGGAGATCGGCACCGGCTCCGGCATCGTCGCCATGATGGCGGCGCGCGCCGGTGCGAAGAAGGTGGTGACCTGCGAGGTCAACCCGATCCTCGCCCGCGTCGCCAAGGAGACGGTGGCGCGCAACGGCTATGCCGGCCGCATCGACGTGGTGCCGCGCCTGTCGACCCAGCTGACGGTGGGCGAGGGCGGCGACCTGCCGGAGAAGGCCGACGTCTTCGTCTCCGAACTCATCAACATCGGCATGCTGGCCCCGCGCATGCTGTCGGTGCTGCAACATGCCCGCACCCATCTGGTGAAGCCGGGCGGCGCCATCATCCCGCGCGCCTCCACCGTCTACGCCATGCTGGTGGAGACGCCGGAACTGGCGCGCATCAACCCGGTGGAAGCGATCGACGGCTTCGACATGGGCAGCTTCGACGTCTTCCGCTCCCCGGGCTACCAGCAGATCGACCTCGGCGCCGACGCCCATACCCCGTTGTCCAAGCCCTTCACCGCGCTCGATTTCGACTTCACCCGCAACATGCCGGAGGAGGGCGAGCGGGTGATCGACGTGACCATCGTCACCGCCGGTACCTGCCACGGCGTCGCCTTCTGGTTCGACCTCTTCATGGATGACGAGGTGGTCTACAAGTCGGAAAGCCGCGCCCGCACCAACCACTGGAAGCAGGCGATGACCTTCCTGGAAAAGCCGATCGGGCTGTCGGCCGGCGACCGCCTGCGCATCGTCGCCCGCTACGACAACAACCAGATCTCCTTCGGGGTGGATGGGCTAACCGGAGGGGCGCGCGGGTGAGCGAGAGCACCCCTTCCAGCGACAGTCCCTCCCGGCGGTCCATCGCCTCCTGGTGCCTCTACGACTGGGCGAACTCGGCCTACAACACCATCATCACCACCTTCGTCTTCTCGGTTTATTTCGCCCGCGGCGTCGTCGGCGATCCGGTCGAGGGCACAGCGCGGTGGAGTGCGGCCATGACCGTGGCCGGCGTCGCCATCGCGTTTCTCAGCCCGGTGCTGGGGGCCATCGCCGACCGCGCCGGGCGGCGCAAGCCGTGGCTTGCCCTGTTCACCCTGGTGACCGTCCTGTTCACCGCCGCCTTGTGGTGGGTCAGGCCCGATCCGGCCGACGCCGGCTTCGCGCTCGCTTGCGTCGTGGTCGCCACCGTGGCGTTCGAGCTGGCCAACGTCTTCTACAACGCCACCCTGCCGGGGCTGGTGCCGGCGCGGCTGCTCGGCCGGGTGTCGGGCTGGGGCTGGGGGATCGGCTATTTCGGCGGGCTGGCCTGCCTCGTCCTGGCACTGGTCGGTTTCGTCAAGGCACCGGCGCCGCTGTTCGGCCTGTTCGGGATGGAGTGGGCCGACTGGGGGGCACAGGCCAATGTCCGCGCCACCGCGCTGCTGGCCGCCGTCTGGTACGGGCTGTTCGCGCTGCCCTATTTCCTGTGGGTGCCGGACGAGCCCGCCACCGGCCACGGCCTGCTGCGGGCAGCGCGCGAGGGGGTGGCGACGCTGGCCGCCACGCTGCGTCAGGCCCGGCGCTACCGCGAGGTCGGTCGCTTTTTGATCGCCAGCGCCTTCTACCGCGACGGCATCAACACCATCACCGCGTTCGGCGGACTCTTCGCCGCCGGCAGCTTCGGCATGAGCTTCGAGGAGATCCTGGTCTTCGCCATCGCGCTGAACGTGGTGGCGGGGGCGGGGGCCATCGGCTTCGCCTGGATGGACGACCGGGCGGGAGCGAAGCCGGTGATCCTCATCGCGCTGGCCGGCATGACCGTCTGCTCGGTCCCGCTTCTGCTGGCGACCGAGCGGCTGTGGTTCTGGATCTTCGCGCTGGGGCTGGGGCTGTTCTTCGGGCCGGCGCAGGCGGCCGGGCGGTCGATGATGGCGCGTCTCGCGCCGCCGGGCATGGCGGGAGAAATGTTCGGGCTCTACGGCCTGACCGGCCGATTCGTCGGCTTCTTCGGGCCGCTGCTGTTCGGGCTGGCGACCCAGGCCTTCGCCAGCCAGCGTGCCGGCATGGCGACGGTTCTGGCTTTCTTCGCCATCGGCTTCGGGCTTATGCTGGCGGTTCGCGAACCGGCCCGTTAGAAAAGGGCCTGTGTCAAAGCGCCGCACACGAGACCATTCGAGGGCAGAGCTGTTACCTTCGTTTTTGCTGCGACGCACAAAAGTCGAAGCCGAGGGGTACGGACCATGCTGCACATCAAAGACATCGAAGCCTTCGCCCGGATCAACGAGGCCCTGAACGACGACCAGACGGCGGCCGATCAGGCCGGCCATGACACGTCCGCCACGGGGCCGGCCCATCCGGCACTGGTGATGGCGATGCTGGCCACCGGCCGCCTTCCCCTGTCTGCCCTGTCCAACGCCGCCGCCAACCCGCAGGACGCCACGCCGAAGGCCGCCGACCCGCTGGCACCTTGGAGCCGGATGTTCCGCCGAACCTGACTGTTCACAACAGCGACAGCTGGTCCCCCGCGGCCGGCGGCAGCCGGAAGCGGCTGCAATCGAGCTGCCAGCTCCGGGCACCCAGCCCATGCCGCTTGCAGGCCAGCTTGAAGCGATGGAGCAAAAGCTCGGCGTAAGGGCCGGTTCCCTTCATCCGCGTGCCGAAGCCGGACCGGTAGAGTTCCCCGTCGCGGCTCTGCCGCATCAGGCTCAGCACGCGGTCGGCCCGGTTGGGGACGTGGACGCGCAGCCATTCCTCGAACAGGGTGGCGATCTCCAGCGGCAGGCGCAGCAGGATATAGTTGGCGGCACTCGCCCCGGCCCCGGCGGCAGCCGCCAGGATCGCCTCCAGCTCATGATCGTTCAGGGCGGGGATCATCGGGCTGGCGAGCACGGCTACCGGCACGCCGGCCTCCGTCAGGGCGCGGATCGCCTCCAGCCGGCGCGGCGGGGTGCTGGCCCGCGGCTCCATCACGCGGGCGAGGTTGCGGTCCAGCGTGGTGACGGAGATCGCCACCGACGCCATTCCCTGTGCGGCCATCGGCGCCAGGATGTCGAGGTCGCGCAGCACCAAAGCCGATTTGGTGATGATGCTGACCGGCTGGTTGAAGTCGCGGCAGACCTCCAGCACCTGGCGGGTGATGAGCTCCGTCCGCTCGACGGGCTGGTAGGGGTCGGTGTTGGCCCCCAGCGCCAGCGGCTGGCAGACATAGGATTTCGCCCGCAGTTCCTTGGCCAGCAGCTCCGCCGCGTTGCGCTTGGCGAACAGCTTCGTCTCGAAATCCAGCCCCGGCGACAGGCCCAGATACGCATGGGTCGGCCGGGCGAAGCAGTAGATGCAGGCGTGCTCGCAGCCCTGGTACGGGTTCACCGAGCGGTCGAAGGGAATGTCCGGTGACTGGTTGCTGGTGATGATCGACTTGGCCGAGGCCGGGGAGATGGTGGTGCGGACCGGGTCGGACAGCGCCTCGTTGCCGCCGTCCCGATAACCGGTCCAGCCGTCGTCGGTCAGAACGCGGGTCTCGCGCTCAAACCGCCCGGTGGCGTTGGTGACCGCTCCGCGGCCCTTGATCGGCGGTCGCTGTATCTCGTCCATACCCGCAGCTTAGCCGCGGCAGACTGGAACGTAAAGTGAACAAGCGGGTTGTCCTGCCGTCTATCCGGCCGCCATCAACCGGGCGTGGTGTTCGCGGATCCGCCGCTCCCAGCTGGCGGTGAAGAACAGGCCGTCGCGCGCCGCGAAGGCGGCCAGTGCCCGTTCTCGGAAGGCGGGGCCGGCGCCGGACTGGCGGTGGGCGTCGACGCGCTCCGCCATTTCCGCCCAGTCGCCGAGGATCAGCGCGCCGCATTCCCGATAGAGCGGGTCGAGCAGGCTGGTCCGCACCACCGGCACCGCGCCGGCCGCCAGCGTTTCCCAGAAGCGCAGCGTGTCGACGCCGTTGCCGCGCGGGCAGATCACATAGCGCGACCGCCCCAGCAGGTGCAGATAGGCTTCGTAGCCCAGCCGCTCCTGGGAAACGAACACCCCGTCGGTGGGGATGGCGTGGCGTTCCGGGTTGGTGTCGGACATGGCGGTCAGCAGGATGTCGATCGTCCGCTGTTCCCAGGGCTGCCCGCCCACCGCAGCCAGGATCACCCTCAGATCGCCGTGCGGACGCTCCCGTTCGGTGAAGCCGATGGGCACCTGCAGGATCTTCTCCGACCAGAGCGGCAGGTTGGTGCCGCTCCACGACACCACGCGCTCGTCCCTGGCAAGGTCGGCGAAGTCGGACGGTGTGTTGTCGCTGATGCCGGTCACCAGCCCGAACGGCACCCGGATATGGGCCATCGCCTTGATGAAGGCGGACAGCCCGTTGGTCTTCACATAGATCAGGTCGCCGGCGCGGATCGAATCGACGTCCAGCCGGTCGTGGTTGTGCAGCCGGGTGACGCCGGCCCGCCGGTAATAGTCCGCCGGCAGGTCCAGCACATGCGGGAAGCAGGGCGCCAGGCTGTTGTAGCGGAGAAGGCCGATCTCGGCGTCCGTGGGCATGCTTGCGTTCTCCCGTCGCGTCGCCGGATGTCTTACCATGGGGGTACAACCGCCACAACGCGAGGCCGGCGCGTCAACGGCCCGCAGAGGATATGCGCAAGGAAAAGGCGCAGAGGAGATGCATGGCTAGCGTCGCTGAGGCCGTTTCGGCCGCTCTCGACCATCACCGGGCGGGCCGGCTGGAGCAGGCGGAGACCCTCTATGGCCGCATCCTGCGTGCCGCCCCCGGCCATGCCGACGCCAGCCATCTGCTGGGGCTGCTGCTGGCCGAGACCGGTCGGGCGGCGGATGGCCTCGTCCGCGTCGACGCCGCGCTGGCGGCCAACCCCGCGGTTGCCGCCTACCATCTCAGCCGCGCCCGCATCCTCCAGGCGCTGGGACAGGAGCAGGAGTCGGTCCGCAGCCTGATCGCCGCCGTTTCCCTGCATCCTGGCGATGCGGAGGCCGCTTTGATGCTGGCCCCGTTGCTGCGCGGTCTGGCGGAGCAGCTGTTCGACGCCGGCCGGCCAGCCGAGGCGGCACCCCTCTACCGCCGCGTTCTGGCGCTGGCTCCCGCCGACCTGACGGCGGCCTTCGATTTCGCCCTCTGTGCCGCACAGACCGGGCGTCTGCCGGACGCGGCGCGGGCGGCCCGCATGGCCGGACGGCTCAACCCGGCGATCCAGCGTGCCGCCCTGTTGGAGGCGGAATGCTGGTCCGTCCAGGGCCTGCCCGCCGATGCGGCCGATGCGGCGCGTCGCGCCGTGCTGGCAGGGCCGCTTGATCCGCCGGCCCGCATGATGCGCGCGGTTTCGCTTCAACAGGCCGGTGCTGTGGAGCGGGCATCCTTGGCCTACCGGGCCTTGCTGGCGCTCGATCCAATCAGCCCGGCGGGCTGGGGCAATCTCTGTGTCGCCGCCCAGATGCTTGGGCTTCCCGGTGATGCCGTTCTTTCCGGCAGCCGCGCGGCGGTGCTGCTGCCGGACGATGCCGGTTTGCGCACCAACCTCAGC from Azospirillum sp. TSH100 carries:
- a CDS encoding tetratricopeptide repeat protein, which produces MTDTAAPTLLDAAKRFRSNDLAGAEQVCRAILATDPHNAGALHLLGLVAAHTDHPENALALFAQAIAEDGNDPSFHNSRGSLLFQQGRPAEAEEAFRAGLAINPRLPELHGNLGNALKAQSRVEEAADCFRAALDLRPEAPEMHHFLAATLRELGELETAEEHFRTALAQAPDYLDVHYSLAELLSTRGRLAEAEAEFRIVLAAAPRFIPAQVGLAHVLQSLDRANEAIEVIEAAREQAPDHPMVKFTRRLIYSNAVPGWHLPMINDFERNEAYKQSLERAVKPDSLVLEIGTGSGIVAMMAARAGAKKVVTCEVNPILARVAKETVARNGYAGRIDVVPRLSTQLTVGEGGDLPEKADVFVSELINIGMLAPRMLSVLQHARTHLVKPGGAIIPRASTVYAMLVETPELARINPVEAIDGFDMGSFDVFRSPGYQQIDLGADAHTPLSKPFTALDFDFTRNMPEEGERVIDVTIVTAGTCHGVAFWFDLFMDDEVVYKSESRARTNHWKQAMTFLEKPIGLSAGDRLRIVARYDNNQISFGVDGLTGGARG
- a CDS encoding MFS transporter, which encodes MSESTPSSDSPSRRSIASWCLYDWANSAYNTIITTFVFSVYFARGVVGDPVEGTARWSAAMTVAGVAIAFLSPVLGAIADRAGRRKPWLALFTLVTVLFTAALWWVRPDPADAGFALACVVVATVAFELANVFYNATLPGLVPARLLGRVSGWGWGIGYFGGLACLVLALVGFVKAPAPLFGLFGMEWADWGAQANVRATALLAAVWYGLFALPYFLWVPDEPATGHGLLRAAREGVATLAATLRQARRYREVGRFLIASAFYRDGINTITAFGGLFAAGSFGMSFEEILVFAIALNVVAGAGAIGFAWMDDRAGAKPVILIALAGMTVCSVPLLLATERLWFWIFALGLGLFFGPAQAAGRSMMARLAPPGMAGEMFGLYGLTGRFVGFFGPLLFGLATQAFASQRAGMATVLAFFAIGFGLMLAVREPAR
- a CDS encoding PA0069 family radical SAM protein produces the protein MDEIQRPPIKGRGAVTNATGRFERETRVLTDDGWTGYRDGGNEALSDPVRTTISPASAKSIITSNQSPDIPFDRSVNPYQGCEHACIYCFARPTHAYLGLSPGLDFETKLFAKRNAAELLAKELRAKSYVCQPLALGANTDPYQPVERTELITRQVLEVCRDFNQPVSIITKSALVLRDLDILAPMAAQGMASVAISVTTLDRNLARVMEPRASTPPRRLEAIRALTEAGVPVAVLASPMIPALNDHELEAILAAAAGAGASAANYILLRLPLEIATLFEEWLRVHVPNRADRVLSLMRQSRDGELYRSGFGTRMKGTGPYAELLLHRFKLACKRHGLGARSWQLDCSRFRLPPAAGDQLSLL